The genomic stretch ATTTATCTAAAGTAATAGTGCTTTTCATAACTCATAACTCATAACTGAAAAACTAAGAACGCAACTCCTCAATAAATGCCAAAGCACTTTCGCCAGGATTCTCCGTTTTCATAAAATTTTCTCCAATCAAGAAACCTTGATAACCGAATGGTTTTAAATCTTTAATTGCTTTCACAGAACTGATTCCACTTTCGGAAACTTTTACGAAATCATTTGGAATATGAGTTGATAATTCTTTGCTAATAGCTGTGCTAACTTCAAATGTTTTTAAATTGCGATTGTTTACGCCTAACATATCTAATGACGGCATGATTGATTTTTGCAATTCTTCCAAATTATGAACTTCTAATAAAACATCTAAATTCAAACTTTTTGCTGTTTCCGATAGTGTTTTGATTTCGTCTCTTGTCAAAACTGCCGCAATTAATAAAATAACATCAGCACCATGCGCTTTTGCCTCGATGATTTGATATTCGTCTACAATAAATTCTTTTCGCAAGATTGGAAATTGCACGCTCGCTCTTGCCAATAAAATATCATCAAGCGAACCTCCAAAGTATTTTCCATCTGTCAATACAGACATTCCGCAAACGCCAGCATTTTCATATCCTTTTGCCACATCTTGTACACTTGCACTTTGATTGATGACTGATTTTGAAGGCGAACGTCTTTTAAATTCTGCAATAATTCCTGTGTCACTTTCGCGCAACGCTTTTGCCAACGAAGAAGTTTCACGATTAAATAATACAGAACTTTCTAATTGCGATATTGGAATGATGCTTTTTTTGAGAGCAACTTCCTTGTATTTATCTGCGATGATTTTATCTAAAATGGTCATAAAAATTGAAAATTTTTATTCCCGTGCAAACGGGAAACTATATTTTATTCCTGATGAATCGGGAAACGTATTTTTTTAATTCCGATAAATCGGGAAACGTATTTTTTTTAATTTTTATTCCCGATAAATCGGGAATCTACGCTGTGTTATTTGCTCAATTCCTGCAACTTCTTCAAAACTCGCAACGCTTTTCCAGAATGCAACGATTCTTTCGCGATTTCGAAACCTTCTTTAACTTCGAAACCATTTACTGTTGCAATCGCCATTCCTGCATTTGCACAAACTACATTGTTTTGCGGATTAGTTCCGTTTCCTTCTAATATGTTTGTGAAAATTTCTGCCGCCGAAGCAACCGAATCGCCACCATAAATATCAGCTTGTAAATGTTGTGGAACTCCGAAATCTTCTGGAGTTAATATTTCTTCTGAGTTGTTTCTGATTGCTTTGGTTGAACCAGTTAGTGAGATTTCATCATAACCATCTAACGCATGTAAAATGGTGTAATTCTTATCTGTATTTTGGTATAAATAACCATACATTCTCGCCAATTCTAAGTCGAAAACACCAACCATTTGATTTTTCGGAAACGACGGATTTACCATTGGACCCAACATATTGAAAAAAGTTTTTACACCTAATGCTTTACGAATTGGCGCCACATTTTTCATTGCTGGATGAAATAAAGGCGCATGCAATACACAAATTCCTGCTTTGTCAATACATTCTTCAAGGAAATCGGTGTCGTCAGTAAATTTGACTCCTAAATGTTCCATCACATTTGATGAACCACTAACCGAAGAAACGCCGTAGTTTCCGTGTTTGGCAACTTTTACGCCAGCACCAGCTGTAATGAAAGAAGCCAAGGTTGAGATGTTGAAAGTATCTTTTCCGTCGCCGCCAGTTCCGCATAAATCAATTGCGTTGTACGCAGATAAATCCACAGGAATACATAATTCTAGTAATGCATCGCGGAAACCTTTGAGTTCTTCAAGTGTAACACTTCGCATCATAAAAACCGTTAGGAAAGAAGCAATCTGACTCGGATTGTACATGTCTTTCGAAATGTTTACCAATACTTGTTTGGCTTCAGTTTCTGTGATGTTTTCGTGATTTATGAGTCTGTTTAGTAGGTTTTTCATGTTGTTTGATTGAAAGATTGAAAGATTCAATAATTGAATAATTCAAAATCTTAATTCTGTAATTTATTTATACTTTTTGTTTTTTCAAATTACTTCTCGATACAAATTTGTTTCACAAATTCACTCGAAGTGACGTTTCGTTTTTTTTATTTAAAATTGAGCATTTAACATTTATAATATTTAAGAAACAGATTGCTTCGGCGAAAAGCCTCGCAATGACATTTCTGAGAATCTCAATATTAATATCTAAAATCTCATTACTATTTAGTAATCCAATTTTCTAGTATTTTTTTCCCATTCGGTGTTAATATCGATTCTGGATGATATTGAACGCCACGAACATCATATATTCTGTGACGAAGCGACATGATTTGTCCGTTTTCATCAAAAGAAGTAGCTTCTAAACTTGGCGGTAACGGACTTGCAACAATCCATGAATGATAACGTCCAACTTCAAACGATTTTGGCAAACCATCAAAAAGTGATTCGTCATCAACAGAAACTTCTATTTTTGTGGCAACTCCATGATAGACTTCTGATAAGTTTGAAAGTGTTCCGCCAAAGACTTCGCCGATTGCTTGTTGTCCTAAACAAACACCTAAAATACTTTTTGTAGCTGCATATTTTGCAATAATTGGTTTTAATAAACCTGCTTCATCGGGAATTCCTGGGCCTGGCGAAAGAATAATTTTTTCGTAATTATCTACTTCTTCCAACGAAAGTTGATCGTTTCTTTTTACCGTAACATCGCAGCCTAAATCTTCTAAATAATGCACAAGATTGTACGTGAAACTGTCGTAATTATCTATGACTAATACTTTTTTCATTTTTTTGTTTAATTAAAAGATTGAATAATTCAATGATTAAAAAATCTCAATTCTGGTCTCTTTTATCTCTTTTCTTCAAAGCACTTCTCGATACAAATTTGTTTTACAAATTCACTCGAAGTGACGTTTTGTTTTAATTTAAAATTGAGCATTCAACATTTACAATTTCTAGGAAACAGATTGCTTCGACGAAAAGCCTCGCAATGACGTTTTGTTTATCTCAATTCTTACTACTAATATCTTACATCTATTTTATCTTATTGTTTTTAAAGTACTTCTCGATAGATACTGAATCAAGTTCAGCACACTCGAAGTGACGTTTTGTTTTAATTTAAAATTGAGCATTCAACATTTACAATTTCTAAGAAACAGATTGCTTCGGCGAAAAGCCTCGCAATGACGTTTTGTTTATCTCAATTCTTACTACTAATATCTTACATCTATTTTATCTTATTGTTTTTAAAGTACTTCTCGATAGATACTGAATCAAGTTCAGCACACTCGAAGTGACGTTTTGTTTTAATTTAAAATTGAGCATTCAACATTTACAATTTCTAGGAAACAGATTGCTTCGGCGAAAAGCCTCGCAATGACGTTTTGTTTATCTCAATTCTTACTACTAATATCTTACATCTATTTTATCTTTTTGTTTTTAAAGTACTTCTCGATAGATACTGAATCAAGTTCAGCACACTCGAAGTGACGTTTTGTTTTAATTTAAAATTGAGCATTCAACATTTACAATTTCTAAGAAACAGATTGCTTCGGCGAAAAGCCTCGCAATGACGTTTTGTTTTTAATAGAAAGTTTAACGTTTAAAAGTTTAAATTGTAACTGCAAATGGAGATTTTCTCACAACTCACAACTCACAACTCACAACTCACAACTCACAACTCACAACTCACAACTCACAACTCACAACTCACAACTCACAACTCACAACTATTTTATATTGTTTCCGCAATTTCCAACGCCGTATTCAACGCTCTTAGTTTGTTATAAACTTCTTGATTTTCGTTTTCTTCTTCGGATTTTGCTACAATTCCTGCGCCAGCTTGGTAATGCAATTCATGATTTTTGCTTAGAAACGTTCTGATCATAATTGCGTGATTAAAGTTTCCATCAAAATCCATAAAACCAATTGCACCGCCATAAAAATCACGGTTGGAGGTTTCATATTTTTCAATTAATTGCATCGCTTTGTGTTTTGGTGCGCCACTTAAAGTTCCTGCCGGAAATGTATCAGCCACAACTTGCATCGTTGAAACATTTGTGTGTTTTTGAGCCGTTACTTTAGAAACTAAATGGATTACATGCGAGAAGAATTGTAATTCTTTATACGTTTCTATTTTGACTTGATTACCGTTTCGACTTAAGTCGTTTCGAGCTAAATCGACGAGCATAACGTGTTCTGCATTTTCTTTTGGGTCGTCAAATAATTCTTTGGCAGATTTTGCATCTTCTTCATCATTCCCAGAACGTTTGAAAGTTCCTGCGATTGGATGAATTTCTGTGTGATTGTCTTGCACAACTAATTGCGCTTCTGGCGAAGAACCAAAGATTTTGAAATCGCCATAATCAAAATAGAACAAATATGGAGACGGATTTATACTTCGCAACGCGCGATATACATTGAATTCGTCTCCTTTAAATTTTTGAATGAATCTTCTCGATAATACTAATTGAAATACATCGCCGCGAAAACAATGTTTTTTGGCTAAGGCAACATTTTCTTTAAATTGTGCATCATCTAAATTTGACGTTCGTTCGCCATCAATCGTAAATTTATACGTTGTAAAGTTTCTGGATCTTAATAAATGTTCAATCGTATCAATATTATCTTCTTTTTCATAAGAATGTGAAAAAATGTATGCTTCATTTTTAAAGTGATTAAACGCTATAATGTTTTGATAAACAGCATAATATATATCTGGAATGTCAAGTGATTTTTCTTTTTTAGAGATTTCTACATCTTCAAAATACCGAACTGCATCGTACGCTATGTAACCAAATAAACCATTATTGATGAATTTAAAATCGTTTTTATCCGTTTTAAATTGTTGCGAAAATTCATGAATTAATGCAGGAACATCGGTTGTCGCAGTAATAGGAGTGACGAGTTTTTCTCCGTTTGGAAATTCCCGCGTAAGCGTTTCATTCATCACTTTAATACTCGCGATCGGATTGCAACATACATACGAAAAACTGTTTCCGCTTGCGTGATAGTCGCTACTTTCTAAGAGTAAACTGTTCGGATATTTATCTCTGATTTTGAGATAGACACTTACAGGCGTAATTGTGTCTGCCAGAATTTTTTTATATGTTGTTTTTAAAGAATACATAGTTGAGTTTGTTTCAAAAAAAAAAGACTTGTCGTGATTGACAAGCCTTTTTATATATCTATTAATAGTAAATAGGGACTTCGTTCACGATTTTTTTGTTCGTAAGTTCCACCACCAAGTATTTACTAAATTTAATTTCATCTGTTATTTTGTTGTGACAAATATAGGAATGAATTTTATAATAAAAAATATTTTAGAATTTTAATTCTACGTTTAAATCAAATTCATCGTTGATTGCTTTGTCTTTTAATCCGTCAAAGAAAGAAGCTGAACCGTATTTGATTCCATATTTTGTACGATCTACTTTTAATTTCGCTTCCGCTGAATTGTTCTCAACTTCAATGTCAAATGTAATTGGCGATTTGTTTCCCTTGATTGTTAAATCGGCAGCAACTCTGTATACATTGTCATCAGTTTCTACAACTTTTCTGAAGTTTAAGATTGCATCAGGATATTTTTCAACTCCAAAAAAGTCGTCAGATTTTAAATGTCCTTCTAATTTTGCTTTTCCGCCACCTTTTAAATCTGTAACATTTATCGTTGCCATGTTAATGGTAAACGTTCCGCCAATAAGTTTTCCGTCTTTAAATTCTAATGCGCCGCCTTTAAAATCAATTGTTCCTTCGTGCTGACCTGTTACTTTATAACCTGTCCATGTGATTGTACTTGCGTCTGCATCAATTCTTTTTTCCTGTGCAAAAGCAGTTGTAATTCCAGCAAATATAAATAATGCTACTAATGTAAAGATACGTGTTTTCATTTTTTTGTTTTTAGTGTGTGTAATTTTTTAGGGCAATTTTATAAGGATTGCGAACCTCTCAATTTTTCTAATAATATATTTAATGTTTCAGCTTCTGCTATTGTGAGCTGTTGCATATTTTTTTCTTCTAATTCGTTTAATTTCGGATCGATTGTGTCTAATAATTCCAAACCACTTTTTGTGATCAAAATTTCCACTTTTCGGCGATTTTCTGGACAAATAGTTCTGTCTACAAATCCTTTTAAAATCAATTTATCAATTAAGCGTGTTGTGTTGCTATTTTTATGAATCATGCGTTCTTGAATCGTAGCCAAGTTTGCAGGTTTCCCTTTTTGACCTTTTAAGATGCGTAACACATTAAATTGTTGTCCAGAAATGTCATATTGTTTAAAAAAGTCCAAATACTTTTCTGATAACACTTTATTCGTAATCATAAAATTCAGCGCAGTTTGCTTCGCTAAAGGCAAGGTTGCATTACTTTTTAATATGTCTTGTAATTTATTCATTGTATGTACAACAATTGTATAGACAAATGTAATTTAATTTTTTAGTTGTGAAGTGTTTGGAATGTTAAAGTTTGATTAAAGTTGATGAAAAGGAAACGTCATTTAGAGTATTATTGAGATCAAAATATATTTTAACAATGCTCGATATGACAGGAAATCACTTCTTTAGATTTGTTATTTCATTCCGTCATTGCGAACGATAGTGAAGCAATCTGTTCCTCAAGAAGCAGATTGCCACGAATTTTTACAAATTCTCGCAAAGACGTATTAAAATAATTTAAAATAATTCGTGTATTCGTGGCAAGAAAAGCTTGAAATTTTCTACAATTTATACCAAATTAAACTTTTTCAACGTTTTAAAGTCTTAAGATAAAAGCTGTTCCGTATGACGTTGCAAGAAATAGTTCACATATATTATAGAGTAGGATTTGGGATTTCGTATGCGGAAGCAACTATTTTGCAGAAAGAATCTAAAGAAACTATCGTTAATGAACTGTTTAACGCTTCTCGCGAAGTAAAACCGCTTGCAATTGATATTTCTGAATTAACAGCGAAAGTTAAAAATCTAAATATGAAAGATCGTAAAAAGCTGCGTTCTTTGATAAAAGATAGTACTAAAAAAGTACACGAATTAAATATTGCTTGGATTTATAAACTTGGAAATACAGAACAATTGTTACGTGAAAAGATGACGCTTTTTTGGGCGAATCATTTTGTGTGTCAAGACAATAATATTCTTCACATTCAGCACTACAATAATACGCTTCGAAAACATGCTTTGGGAAATTTTAAAGATTTTGTCATTGCCATTTCCAAAGAAGCTTCCATGATTAAATATTTAAACACAAAACAAAATAAAAAGGCAAAACCGAACGAAAATTTTGCACGTGAATTGATGGAATTGTTTACGCTTGGACGCGATAATTATTCTGAAAAAGATATTAAAGAATCGGCACGTGCTTTTACAGGTTGGAATCATGATTTTATGGGAAATTTTCGTTTGCGTAGATTTCAACATGATACTGAAGAAAAGACTTTTTTTGGTGAAACTGGAAATTTTGACGGCGAAGATATTATCGATATTATTTTGAAACAGAAACAATGTGCGAAATATATTTGTGAAAAAATCTACCGTTATTTTGTGAATGATACGATTGACGATTCTCGCGTAAGCGAAATGACCACTATTTTTTTTAAAGATTATGATATTGAAAACTTAATGCGTTTTGTATTGCTTTCTGATTGGTTTTACGATGAAAAAAATATTGGAACGAAGATAAAATCGCCCATAGAGTTTTTAGTTGGCGTTCATAGAATCGTGCCAATGCAGTTTGAAAAACCACGTGAATTGATCTATTTGCAAAAATTATTAGGACAACATTTATTGTTTCCGCCAAATGTTGCAGGTTGGAAAGGCGGCAGAAATTGGATCAATCCAAATACGATGATGTTGCGACTCAATTTACCTTCTGTTTTATTAGCAAATGGCCCAATTTCGTTGGATGAAAAAGGCGAATTCGAAGACGATTTTCAGCGTTTCAATAATAAGCGAAACAAACAACGAAAACTAAAAGTATTACCAGATTGGGAAACGTTTCATTCGCAACAAAAAGATGTAACGTTAAAGCAATTACAACAAACAATCATTGTAAGTCCGTTGAATAGTGGAACAGCAGCATATTTAGAGAAATTAGAAACGCAAGATTTGAAAAAATATAGCATTCAATTGATGTCGTTGCCAGAATATCAATTGTGTTAAACGTGGATTTTTATTGAAATCAATATAATTGTAGATTCTCATTTCAATGAGAATACAAATGAATGGATTTCCATTTTCATTGGAATACAAATAAATAGGTTCCCGCTTTCGCGGGAATTCAAAAATAAATTTTTGAATGAACAGAAGAAATTTTATAAAAAGCGCATCGTTGGCAAGTACAGCATTGTTTTTGCCTAAATTCGTTTCAGGATTTAGCCTTTTGGACGAAGCCATTGCGACAGGAAAAAAGCTAGTGATTATTCAACTTTCAGGTGGAAATGATGGTTTGAATACAATTGTTCCGTTCAGAAATGATATTTATTACAAAAAACGTCCTTCGTTGGCGCAACAAAAAAGTAACCTCATCGGAATTACAGACGAAATTGGTTTCCACGAAAGTCTCATCGCGCATAGCAATTTATATAACAACGGAGAATTGTGCGTTGTGAATAATGTTGGATATCCAAATCCGAATCGTTCGCATTTTCGTTCTACGGATATTTGGCATACGGCGAGCGATTCTAACGAATATTTGCAATCGGGTTGGATTGGTCGTTATTTGGATGCTTCCAAAAGTAAATCGTTAGATGCCATCGAAGTTGACGATACATTATCACTTATGTTAAAAGGCGAACAAACTGACGGAATTGCGAATAAGAATCCAGCTCTTTTCTATAAAACAACACAAGCTCCATATTTTAAAAAAGTGGTTGAACATCATAACGAAGCACATTTAAGCGAACATAATTTGGGCTATTTATACAAAACAATGGTGACAGCTTCTTCTTCGGCAAAATATATGTATGAAACTTCAAAAACATTCACCACAAAAACTACCTATCCGAATACTGGATTTTCAAAACAATTGAAACAAGTTGCGGATTTTATCAATTCAGGATTGCAAACAAAAGTGTATTATGCGTCGCTTGGCGGATTTGACACACATGCAAATCAAGTGAACAAGCAAAAACGATTGTTGAAAGTTTATGACGAAGCGATGGAAGCTTTTGTGAAAGATTTGAAAGAACAAGATTCTTTTAAAGACACCTTAATTTTGACCTTTTCAGAATTTGGTCGTCGTGTGCAACAAAACGCAGCAAATGGAACTGATCACGGAACGGCGAATCAAGTATTTTTGATTGGAAACCAATTGAAAAAGCAAGGTTTTTACAATCCGATGGCTGATTTATCTAACTTAGACACAAATGGAGATTTGAAATATGATATTGATTTTCGAGAAATTTATGCGTCTGTCTTGAACAATTGGTTAGACATTGATGCAAAAAAGGTACTAGGGAAACCGTTTTCTGGTTTGAATATTGTTTAAAGCAAATCTTCTCGATCAATAATAGAATCTAGGTCATTTCCAAAAAGATCCGACATGCATACACATTCACATTTTTTTGCCATATAAATTGCCAAAATGGATTCGCAGTCGGGAAGAGCGCCTCTACATAACCTTTCACAAAGTCTTTGAAGTTTTTTATGAGTCTTACTATTATAATAAGAAGTGATGCCATATATAGTTTCGCCTTTGTAAGTTACCAATACAAAATCATTTGGTGATTTTCTTAAGATAGTTAGTACATCTTCTATTTTTGTTTTCGAAGTGACTTTGTGCATTTTTGCATCTTTAGATTTAATAAATTCTTTCATTGTAGTTGCATCAATAACATATATTGATTGTAGAGAATTGGAAGTCTTTTTTTGAGCTAATCCAGAAAAACTGATGCATACGAATAGTAGTAAGATTTTTAGTTTCATAATTGTATTTTTTTTGGTTAAATTATTTGTAATCAAATGTATAGAACATGTAAATTAGAAAAGAAGTACTTTCACTAATTCTCATGGGTTAATACACTATTTTTGCATAGGTATAATCATCCGTAATTTTGAACATAGAAAATGAATACTCTTAAAATCTGTTAAATTGAATCATTGTGTTATAGACTTTTAGTACTTTTAAATGATAATTTAGAATTATGATGAAGAAAGCCCTTTTTATATTGTTTATAATGATTTTTATTTCGTGTAAAAACGAATCAAAATCAACTGAAATTGCACAAACAACCACTAAAGAAACAACTACTGAATTGAAATCAGAAATAGTTGAAACTACTTCCGATATTCCTGTTTTAAATTTTGAACAGTTTGAAAAGTATCTTCAAATCGAAGATGATAATATTCATGTTGTCAATTTTTGGGCAACTTGGTGTGCACCTTGCGTGAAAGAATTGCCGCATTTTGAAGCTGTAAATCAAGAATATAAAGACAAAAACGTAAAAGTATTGTTAGTCAGTTTAGATTTTAATCTCAAGAAATTGAATTCATTCTTAGTGAAAAACGAATTGAAATCTGAAAAAGTTCTATTGGACGATCCAGATCAAAACGCTTGGATTTCGAAAGTGTCAAAAGATTGGTCAGGCTCAATTCCGGCAACGGTAATTTATAAGAAAGGTAAACGAAAATTTTACGAACATTCGTTTACTAAAGCTGAATTAGAAAGTGAATTAAGAAATTTTATAAACTAATAAAACCCACAAAATGAAATTAATAAAATTAGTACTATTGTCTGTACTTTTCATGACTTTCTCTTGTACAGATAAGAAGAAAGCAGATGCAAAATCGGAAACAAAAACCGTTGTAGAAAATGTAGAAAAGCCAACGAAAGAAATGACAAATGGCTACCAAGTTGGTGATATTGTTAAAGATTTTTCATTGAAAAATGTAGATGGAAAAATGGTGTCAATGTCAAATTTCAGTGACGCAAAAGGATTTATTATTACGTTTACCTGTAATACGTGTCCATATTCTGTAGCATACGAAGATAGAATTAATGAATTAGACAAAAAATATGCAAGCAAAGGATATCCTGTAATTGCGATTAATCCGAATAATCCTGATGCAAAACCAGGCGATAGTTTTGAAGCAATGCAAACAAGAGCTAAAGAAAAAGGATTTACGTTTCCATATATTTTAGATGATGGACAAAAAGTGTATCCAGTATTTGGAGCTTCTAAAACGCCACATATGTACGTGCTAGCTAAAACGCCAAAAGGTCACCAAGTAAAGTATATTGGCGCAATTGACGATAATTATAAAGATGCTGGAGCAGTTTCAAAACGTTATGTAGAAGATGCAGTTGACGCTTTGTTAGCAGGAAAAGAAGTTGAGGTAACGACTACGAAAGCGATTGGTTGTTCGATTAAGGTGTAGATTTTCTTAGACTTCTTAGACTTCTTAGACTTCTTAGACTTCTTAGATTTTTAGACTGACTTAGACTTTGTTAGATTTATTTTGATTCTTTAAATTGTTGATTTGTCTGTTTGTCAATTTGTCTGTTTGTCAATTTGATGATTCGTTAATTTGTTAATTGAATGAATCTAAAAATATAAGGCATAAAATTTGCCTGTAAAAAGCTGAAGTGAAGAACTTCGGCTTTTTTTAGTGAAACTTAATTTTGAGAAGTCTCTATGACGAACTCAAAATTATAAGTTGAACTAATCCTGCTGAAAAGCGGGATCTCTTGTTTAATGCTTTTTTAGTAAAGAAAATCTTCTGAAAAAGTTTAACTTTGAACCACTAATAATAAAAAGAAGTGAGCTGTTAGAATTGCGTATTGAGAATTTGAAAACAGCGTACAGCACTGAATAAAAATATTCGTGAATTCGTGGCAGAAAAGGGGAAAGAATTAGATTTTAATAGTAGGATTTTAAATTAAAAAGTAATTTATTACAAACAACAAACAACAAACAACAAACAACAAACAACAAACAACAAACAACAAACACAACATATAATTACAGTTATGGCAGATTTATCACAAAAAGAATGGCAAGAACAATTTGCAAACGATACCAACGCAGTACTTTTGGATGTACGTACACAAGACGAAGTTGATGAAGGACATATTCCGGATGCAAAACATATTGATATTTTTTTAGGACAAGGTTTCATCGATGAAGTTAAAAAATTAGATGCTTCTAAAAACTACTATATATACTGTCGCTCAGGCGGAAGAAGCGGACAAGCTTGTGCTGTCATGAACAGTATAGGTTTTGAAAATACGTACAACTTGATGGGTGGATTTTCAGAATGGCAAGGCGATAAAACTAATTAAATTCAACACACATGAAGTTTCGAAAACTAGCTTTCGTATTTATTTTACTCTCTTTTATATCATTTTTCGGGTGTTCTACAACGCCTAAAGAAAATGATATTACGGTTGCAGAATTGCATGCTTTTTTAGAAGATGCAAATGTAGTTGTATTAGATGTACGAACACCTGAAGAAATTGCATTAGGAAAAATTACAGCGGAAGCATTAGAAGTAGATTTTTATGATGCAGCTTTTATGGAAGACACTAGAAGTAAAATTACGAAAGATCAAACGGTTTATGTGTATTGCAGAAGTGGAAGACGAAGTGCAGAAACGGTTTCGAAACTTCGAGAATTAGGATATTTAAAAACATACAATGTAGAAGGTGGCATTATTGCTTGGGAAGCAGAAGGTTTTGCGATAGAGAAGTAA from Kordia antarctica encodes the following:
- a CDS encoding thioredoxin family protein, translated to MKLIKLVLLSVLFMTFSCTDKKKADAKSETKTVVENVEKPTKEMTNGYQVGDIVKDFSLKNVDGKMVSMSNFSDAKGFIITFTCNTCPYSVAYEDRINELDKKYASKGYPVIAINPNNPDAKPGDSFEAMQTRAKEKGFTFPYILDDGQKVYPVFGASKTPHMYVLAKTPKGHQVKYIGAIDDNYKDAGAVSKRYVEDAVDALLAGKEVEVTTTKAIGCSIKV
- a CDS encoding rhodanese-like domain-containing protein; amino-acid sequence: MADLSQKEWQEQFANDTNAVLLDVRTQDEVDEGHIPDAKHIDIFLGQGFIDEVKKLDASKNYYIYCRSGGRSGQACAVMNSIGFENTYNLMGGFSEWQGDKTN
- a CDS encoding rhodanese-like domain-containing protein: MKFRKLAFVFILLSFISFFGCSTTPKENDITVAELHAFLEDANVVVLDVRTPEEIALGKITAEALEVDFYDAAFMEDTRSKITKDQTVYVYCRSGRRSAETVSKLRELGYLKTYNVEGGIIAWEAEGFAIEK